CCGTGGGGGCCCCGCGGGTGTGCCGGGGCCGGAGGACGACGAGGCCACCGGGCCGCGGGACGACGCCTGCGACGGGCCACCGTTCCACGAGGCGTCAGCGGGGCCACGGGAGGCGGGTGCGCCGGCGGCGGGCGCACCAGGGCCACCGGAAAGGGGTGCGCCGGGGCCACGGGAGACGGATGCACCGGAGGCAGGCGCATCGGGGCCACCGGAGACGCGTGCGCCGGGGCCACGGGTGACGGATGCGCCGGGGCCACGGGTGACGGATGCGCCGGGGGCGGGCGCGTCGGGGCCACCGAAGACGGGCGCACCGGAGGCAGGCGCGTCGGGGCCGCCGAAGACGGGCGCACGGGAGGCGGGCGCTTCGGGGCCACCGAAGACGGGCGCATCGGGGCGGCCGGAGGCAGGTGCGCCGGAGGCAGGTGCGTCGGGGCGACGTGGTGGAGGTGGCGCGGGGCGGTGCGTCCGCCGGGCCCCGCCGTCCCCCGGGGCACCACGGCCGACGGTCGGCGGGGTGTCGGGGAAACGCGCGGAGGCGCTGGGAGGCGGAGGCGCGGGCTCGGTGGCCCGGGAGTCGGCGGGCCGCAAGTGCGGGTAACGGGGGCGGGCGCCGGAGTCCGAGGCCTCGCGGCCACCGCCCCTACGCGGCTCGGGCGAGCAGGTGTCCCGGCCGTCGCCCCGGCTCCCGGAACCGTCCACCGGGTCCTGCTCCCGGGCCGTACGCGGGCCGGGAAAACCCTCGTCGCCCGCTGCCGGCGACCCGTCCGCGCCCGGGCGGGAGTCGGCGGGCCGGGCGTTCGAGTCGCGTGCCTCCGTGTGCCGTGAGGCGGGGTAGGACGGTGCGACCGGTGTGCGTCGGTCCGTGCCGGCCGGGTCCCCACCGGGCGCCGCCGGCGGCTGGGCCGACTGGGGCGGGTCGACGGGGCGCGGCGGCGTACCGGGACGGGCCTGCGGGGCCGGCGGCGTACCGGGACGGGGCGGGGCAGCCGGGTGAGGTGGGATTCCGGGACGGGGGGAGCCGCCGGGGCTCGGCGGGGTCTCCGGGCGGGGCGGCGTCTCCTGGCGGGGCGGGTGCCCCGAGTGTGGGGGGAGGGAGGCGCGGCGCGCTTCCGTGCTCATGCACCCCCCGTTTCCTCGGGCCCGGGCCGTTTCTCCGACGCGGGCCGGTGATGTGGTCTCCTGCCCCGGCCCGGCGCGGAGCGCTCCGTCCCGGGCACGCATACCCGCACGGGAGGACCGCCATCCCGGCGCGGACTCCGGAGCCCTGCCTCGGGGGCCGTGCCGCCGTGCGTGCGCGTCACTCTACGGCGTGACCCCGCCCGGCGGGGAACCAGTCCGCGCCCTCGTGGCATTGGCCCGGAACGTCCCCCTACCCTGCGGTAATCCTGTCTGGCAGGCTGCGTCCATGACTGCGCGCGCCGCCGACCGGGCCCGTTACGACCGGGCCACCGCCCATCTGGACGCCCCCGTGGCGATCGTGGACCTGGAGGCCTTCGACGCGAACGCGGACGACCTGGTCCGTCGGGCCGGAGGCAAGCCGATCCGGGTCGCCAGCAAGTCCGTGCGCTGCCGGGCCCTGCTCGAACGGGTCCTGGGCAGGGACGGTTTCGCGGGGGTCATGTCGTTCACCCTGGCCGAGTCCCTGTGGCTCGCACGCTCCGGTTTCGAGGACGTGCTGCTCGCCTACCCGTCGGCGGACCGCGCCCGGTACGCCGAACTGACCGCCGATCCCAAGCTCGCCTCCGCCGTGTCCGTGATGATCGACGACCCGGCGCAGCTGGACCTCATCGACGCGGCGCGCGACGGCGGCCGGGAAGTCGTCCGGGTGTGCCTGGAGTTGGACACCTCGCTGAGGCTGCTCGGCGGACGCGTGCGGGTCGGCGCACGGCGCTCTCCGCTGCACTCCCCCGCCCAGGTCGCCGACCTGGCCCGCGCGGTGGCCCGCCGGCCGGGGTTCGAGGTCGTCGGCATCATGGCGTACGAGGGGCATGTCGCCGGGGTCGGGGACGCGGTGGCGGGGCGGCCGCTGCGGTCGCGGGCGGTGCGGCTGATGCAGGGGGCCGCCCGCCGTGAACTCGCCGAGCGGCGTGCCGCGGTCGTCCGGGCGGTCCGGGCGGTGGTACCCGGTCTGGAGTTCGTCAACGGCGGCGGCACGGGCAGCGTGCAGCACACCGCCGCGGAGGACGCGGTCACGGAGATCGCCGCCGGCTCCGGGCTGTACGTGCCGCGGCTGTTCGACAACTACACGTCGTTCCGGGGGCGCCCGGCGGCGCTGTTCGCCCAGCCCGTCGTCCGGCGTCCGGGGGTCGGCGTGGTGGCCGTGCTCGGCGGCGGCTATCCGGCCTCCGGCGCGCCCGGCGCCGACCGGCTGCCGGAGCCGTACCTCCCCGAAGGGCTGCGCTACGACTCCCAGGAGGGGGCCGGCGAGGTGCAGACGCCGCTGCTCGGCACGCCCGCCGACGACCTCCTCATCGGCGACAAGGTGTGGTTCCGGCACGCCAAGGCCGGTGAGCTGTGCGAGCGGTTCGACGCGCTGCACCTGGTCGAGGGGGACGCGGTGACGGCGACGGTGCCGACGTACCGGGGCGAGGGGCACACCTACCTGTAGGCGCGCCGGGTCAGTTCGACGGGCCGATTCCGCTGCCCACGCCGCCGCCCGTGTCCGCGTCGCCGACGGGCCGGATGCCCTTGGTGATCCGCTCCATGTCGTCCAGGGGCGGACCGTCCTCGCCGGCGTCGAAGACGTAGCGGACGAGGATCGGGGACTCGGTGCCGACGGTGGAGGGGAACACCATCGACTGCACGTAGCCGCCGGGGCCCTCGGCCGTCGTGACCCGCCAGCGCACGTAGTACCCGGCGCGTCCGGCGACGGCGACCGGCCCGGACGCCACCTCCTCGTGGGACTCGATGCCGCCGAAGGGCTTGTTGCCGACCAGGTCGCGGTCGTAGGCGTCGTCGGCCGCGTCCTCGATGTCCTGCTCGGCGAGGGTCTTCGGGGAGGACTCGGCGTTCGCCGTGACGGTGCGCGAGACGACGAGTCCGTGCCGGCACACACCGCCGTCGGCGGGACAGTCGTAGGTGCCGTCCGTGGTCATCATGACGTCGTCCTCGGTGACGTGCTTCGGCGGGACCCAGCCGTCCGGCAGCGGGAAGGTAATGCCGTTGAGCTGGTCCTCGACCACGGTCGGGGCGTCGGTGGGGGTCGGCGAAGGGGTCGGCGTCGCGCTCACCGGCGACGGGCCGGTGGGAGCGGCGGAGGACGGCGAGGTCGGTGTCCGCGGGCCGCCGTCCTCCTCGCCGAGGAAGAACACGCCGCCGGCGATCGCCGCGACCAGCACGGCCCCGGCGGCGGTGAGGGCGACGGCCTTGCCGCGCACGGTGCCGTCCGCGGGCCGGCGCTGCTCCGGGTGGCCGCCCGTGAACAGGGGCACGGTCGACGACGGCCCGGGCGCCCCGGGTCGTACCTGCTGCTGGGCCGGGGGTGCCCCGTACCCGGCGGGCTCGGGCGCCCGGCGGTGCTCCGTCCAGGCCGTTCCGTCCCACCACCGTTCCTGGTGCGGGGCCGACGGATCGGAGTACCAGCCGGGCGGCGGCGTCATGCTCATCCCGGCACTGTAGGGCGCCGCTCGCGGTGATCTACAGCGGTGTGACGTACGCCCCGGAGATCCCGCCGTCGACCAGGAAGTCGCTGGCGTTCACGAAGGAGGAGTCGTCGCTGGCCAGGAAGGCGACGGCGGCGGCGATCTCCTCGGCCTCGGCGAAACGCCCGAGCGGAATGTGGACGAGGCGGCGCGCGGCCCGCTCCGGGTCCTTGGCGAACAGTTCCTGGAGGAGCGGGGTGTTGACCGGCCCGGGGCAGAGGGCGTTGACGCGGATGCCCTCCCGCGCGAACTGCACGCCCAGTTCGCGGGACATGGCGAGGACACCGCCCTTGGAGGCCGTGTACGAGATCTGCGAGGTGGCCGCGCCCATCCGGGCCACGAAGGACGCCGTGTTGATGATGGACCCGCGGCCCTGACGCCGCATGTAGGGGATGGCGGCCTTGCAGCACAGGTAGACGGAGGTCAGGTTGACCTCCTGGACGCGCTTCCACGCCTCCAGGCCGGTCTCCAGGATGGAGTCGTCGTCCGGCGGCGAGATACCGGCGTTGTTGAACGCGACGTCGACGCTCCCGTAGGTGTCGTACGCCGTCTCGAACAGCGCCTCGACCTGCCCCGGGTCGGTGACGTCGACCTTGACGAAGGTGCCGCCGATCTCGTCGGCCGCCGCCTTGCCCCGGGTCTCGTCCACGTCGCCGCAGACGACGTGCGCGCCCTCGGAGGCGAGCCGGCGGACGGTGGCGAGGCCGATGCCGCTGCCGGCCCCGGTGACGACGGCGGTACGGCCGACGAGCCTGCGGCAGACGATGTCTTCGCTCACTGTGCGGGTCCTCCGTGCTCGACGGGACGTTACGGGACGCTGTGGGGCGTCACGGGGCGGTGCTGATGAAGACGTTCTTGGTCTCGGTGAAGGCGGTCAGCGCGTCCGGGCCGAGTTCGCGGCCGAGACCGGACTGCTTGAACCCGCCGAACGGCGTCCAGTAGCGGACGCTGGAGTGGGAGTTGACGGACAGGTTCCCGGCCCGCACCGCCTGGGAGACGCGCAGGGCGCGGCCGACGTCCCGGGTCCAGACCGAGCCGGACAGACCGTAGTCGGTGGCGTTGGCCAGGTGGACGGCGTCGGCCTCGTCCTCGAAGGGCAGGACGACGGCGACGGGCCCGAAGACCTCCTCGACCGCCACCCGCGCGTGCGCGTCGACACCGGTCAGAACGGTGGGCGGGAACCAGAAGCCGGGGCCGCCCGCGGGGGCCTTGCCCCGGATGCCGTCGGCGTCCTCGGGGACGTAGGAGCGGACGCGGTCCAGCTGGGCACGGGAGATGAGCGGGCCCATGTCGGTGCGTTCGTCGGCCGGGTCGCCGACGAGGACGGACTCGATCGCGGGGGCGAGGAGGCCGAGGAAGCGGTCGTACACCGCGCGCTGGACCAGGATGCGGGTGCGGGCGCAGCAGTCCTGGCCGGAGTTGTCGAGGAAGGACATGGGCGTGGCGGTGGCGGCGGCCTCGAGGTCGGCGTCGGCGAAGACGATGTTGGGGCTCTTGCCGCCGAGTTCCAGGGTGACGGGCTTGAGGAGTGCCGCGCCCTTGGCCGCCACCTGCCGGCCCACGGCCGTCGACCCGGTGAAGACGATCTTGGCGACGCCCGGGTGGGTGACGAGCGCGTCGCCCGCGACGGCCCCGTGTCCGGGCAGCACCTGGAGGAGGCCTTCGGGGAGTCCGGCCACAAGGGCCAGTTCGGCCAGGCGCAGCGCGGTCAGCGGGGTCGTCTCGGCGGGCTTGAGGAGGACCGCGTTGCCCGCCGCCAGTGCGGGCGCGGTGCCCCAGGCCGCGATCGGCATGGGGAAGTTCCAGGGCGCGATGACGCCGACGACGCCGAGCGGTTCGAGGAGTGTGACGTCCAGGCCGCCGGCGACCGGGATCTGCCGTCCGGTGAGCCGTTCCACTCCCCCGGCGGCGTAGTCGAGCAGGTCGCGGACGTTCCCGGCCTCCCAGCGGGCGTTGCCGATGGTGTGTCCGGCCTCGCGGACCTCCAGGCGGGCCAGCTCCTCCAGGTGGTCGTCGACGGTGGCGGCGAACCGGCGCAGGAGCCGGGCCCGGTCCCCGGGGGCCAGGGCGGCCCAGGCCGTCTGCGCCCGTGCGGCCCGTGCGACGGCGGCGTCGACGTCGGCGGCGGAGGCCGCGGGGACGGTGGCGACGACCTCCTCGGTGGCGGGGTTCAGTACCCGCAGGTCGGGTGCCGCTGTTCCGGGTGCCTGGTGGGACAAGGGGACCTCACATGCGTTCGAAGGAGCGGCGCAGCTCCCAGTCCGTGACCGCGGCGTCGTAGGCGTCGAGTTCGACCCGCGCCATGTTGCGGTAGTGGGCGACGACCTCGTCCCCGAAGGCGGCCTCGGCGAGGGCGCTGTTCTCCCAGAGCTCGGCGGCCTCGCGCAGGGTGGTCGGGACGTGCGCGTAGTCCGCGGCGTAGGCGTTGCCCGGGCACGGCTCGGGCAGCTCCAGCCGCTGCTCGACACCGTGCAGCCCCGCCGCCACCATGCCCGCGACCGCGAGGTACGGGTTCACGTCGCCGCCGGGCAGCCGGTTCTCGAACCGCAGGGAACGGCCGTGGCCGACGACGCGCAGGGCGCAGGTGCGGTTGTCGCGTCCCCAGGCGACGGCGGTCGGGGCGAAGGAGCCCGGCTGGAACCGCTTGTAGGAGTTGATGTGGGGGGCGTAGAGGAGGGAGAACTCGCGCAGCGCCACCAACTGTCCGGCGAGGAAGTGCCGCATGGTCTCGGACATGCCGCCCTCCTCCTCGCCGGCCATGGCGCTGTTGCCGTCGGCGTCGGCGAGGGAGAGGTGGATGTGGCAGGAGTTGCCCTCACGCTCGTTGTACTTGGCCATGAAGGTGAGGGACATGCCCTCCTGGGCGGCGATCTCCTTGGCGCCGGTCTTGTAGACCGCGTGCTGGTCGCAGGTGACCAGGGCCTCGTCGTAGCGGAAGACGATCTCGTGCTGGCCGGGATTGCACTCGCCCTTGGCGGACTCGACGGTGAGGCCGGCACCGGCCATCTCGTTGCGGATGCGGCGCAGCAGGGGCTCGACGCGGCCGGTGCCGAGGACCGAGTAGTCGATGTTGTACTGGTTGGCCGGGGTCAGGCCGCGGTAGTTGGCGTCCCAGGCCTGTTCGTAGGTGTCCCGGAAGACGATGAACTCCAGCTCCGTGCCGACCCGCGCGCTCAGGCCGTGTCCGGCGAGGCGCTCGAGCTGGCGGCGCAGGATCTGGCGGGGCGCGGCGAGCACCGGTGAGCCGTCCTCCCAGGCGAGGTCGGCGACGACCATCGCGGTGCCCTCGTTCCAGGGCAGGCGGCGCAGGGTCCGCACGTCGGGGTGGAGGGCGAAGTCGCCGTAGCCGCGGTCCCAGGAGGACATCGCGTAGCCGTCGACGGTGTTCATGTCGGCGTCGACGGCGAGGAGGTAGTTGCAGCCCTCCGTGCCGTGCCGGAGGACCTCGTCCAGGAAGAAGCGCGCGGCGAACCGCTTGCCCTGGAGGCGTCCCTGCATGTCGGGGAAGGCCAGGACGACGGTGTCGATCTCACCGCCGGCGACGAGGGCGTGCAGTTCCTCGACCCCGAGAGGGGGTGTGCGGTCTGGCACGGGGAGAGCCTCCTTGTGGCCGGGAGCCA
This region of Streptomyces ambofaciens ATCC 23877 genomic DNA includes:
- a CDS encoding aldehyde dehydrogenase family protein is translated as MSHQAPGTAAPDLRVLNPATEEVVATVPAASAADVDAAVARAARAQTAWAALAPGDRARLLRRFAATVDDHLEELARLEVREAGHTIGNARWEAGNVRDLLDYAAGGVERLTGRQIPVAGGLDVTLLEPLGVVGVIAPWNFPMPIAAWGTAPALAAGNAVLLKPAETTPLTALRLAELALVAGLPEGLLQVLPGHGAVAGDALVTHPGVAKIVFTGSTAVGRQVAAKGAALLKPVTLELGGKSPNIVFADADLEAAATATPMSFLDNSGQDCCARTRILVQRAVYDRFLGLLAPAIESVLVGDPADERTDMGPLISRAQLDRVRSYVPEDADGIRGKAPAGGPGFWFPPTVLTGVDAHARVAVEEVFGPVAVVLPFEDEADAVHLANATDYGLSGSVWTRDVGRALRVSQAVRAGNLSVNSHSSVRYWTPFGGFKQSGLGRELGPDALTAFTETKNVFISTAP
- a CDS encoding glutamine synthetase family protein, with protein sequence MPDRTPPLGVEELHALVAGGEIDTVVLAFPDMQGRLQGKRFAARFFLDEVLRHGTEGCNYLLAVDADMNTVDGYAMSSWDRGYGDFALHPDVRTLRRLPWNEGTAMVVADLAWEDGSPVLAAPRQILRRQLERLAGHGLSARVGTELEFIVFRDTYEQAWDANYRGLTPANQYNIDYSVLGTGRVEPLLRRIRNEMAGAGLTVESAKGECNPGQHEIVFRYDEALVTCDQHAVYKTGAKEIAAQEGMSLTFMAKYNEREGNSCHIHLSLADADGNSAMAGEEEGGMSETMRHFLAGQLVALREFSLLYAPHINSYKRFQPGSFAPTAVAWGRDNRTCALRVVGHGRSLRFENRLPGGDVNPYLAVAGMVAAGLHGVEQRLELPEPCPGNAYAADYAHVPTTLREAAELWENSALAEAAFGDEVVAHYRNMARVELDAYDAAVTDWELRRSFERM
- a CDS encoding amino acid deaminase/aldolase — translated: MTARAADRARYDRATAHLDAPVAIVDLEAFDANADDLVRRAGGKPIRVASKSVRCRALLERVLGRDGFAGVMSFTLAESLWLARSGFEDVLLAYPSADRARYAELTADPKLASAVSVMIDDPAQLDLIDAARDGGREVVRVCLELDTSLRLLGGRVRVGARRSPLHSPAQVADLARAVARRPGFEVVGIMAYEGHVAGVGDAVAGRPLRSRAVRLMQGAARRELAERRAAVVRAVRAVVPGLEFVNGGGTGSVQHTAAEDAVTEIAAGSGLYVPRLFDNYTSFRGRPAALFAQPVVRRPGVGVVAVLGGGYPASGAPGADRLPEPYLPEGLRYDSQEGAGEVQTPLLGTPADDLLIGDKVWFRHAKAGELCERFDALHLVEGDAVTATVPTYRGEGHTYL
- a CDS encoding DUF2510 domain-containing protein, with product MTPPPGWYSDPSAPHQERWWDGTAWTEHRRAPEPAGYGAPPAQQQVRPGAPGPSSTVPLFTGGHPEQRRPADGTVRGKAVALTAAGAVLVAAIAGGVFFLGEEDGGPRTPTSPSSAAPTGPSPVSATPTPSPTPTDAPTVVEDQLNGITFPLPDGWVPPKHVTEDDVMMTTDGTYDCPADGGVCRHGLVVSRTVTANAESSPKTLAEQDIEDAADDAYDRDLVGNKPFGGIESHEEVASGPVAVAGRAGYYVRWRVTTAEGPGGYVQSMVFPSTVGTESPILVRYVFDAGEDGPPLDDMERITKGIRPVGDADTGGGVGSGIGPSN
- a CDS encoding 3-oxoacyl-ACP reductase, whose product is MSEDIVCRRLVGRTAVVTGAGSGIGLATVRRLASEGAHVVCGDVDETRGKAAADEIGGTFVKVDVTDPGQVEALFETAYDTYGSVDVAFNNAGISPPDDDSILETGLEAWKRVQEVNLTSVYLCCKAAIPYMRRQGRGSIINTASFVARMGAATSQISYTASKGGVLAMSRELGVQFAREGIRVNALCPGPVNTPLLQELFAKDPERAARRLVHIPLGRFAEAEEIAAAVAFLASDDSSFVNASDFLVDGGISGAYVTPL